GCCGGCGACATCACGATAGAAACCAATTTGCTGGAAAACCGGTTGGTGGCTGGTCCCGCCATACCCTGGCGCGAGATGATGGCCAAGCTGGAAGCGCAACGCGACCCTCTGGCCTTTTTCGAGGGCAAGACGCGGGAGCAGCAACAGCGCCACACTCGCCATTTCGGCGTCAGCAACAATCTGGAGCCCAACCTGAAGGAAAGCCCAGGCGGCCTGCGCGATCTGCACACGATATTGTGGATCAGCAAGGCCGCCGGCCTGGGCGACAATTGGGACTCGCTAGTCCGCCGCGGCATCCTGACCTTGGCCGAGGCCCGGCTGATCAAACACAGCGAGGAAGAGTTGCAGAAGCTGCGCATCGATCTGCACCTGCTGGCCCGCCGCCGCGAAGACCGCCTGATCTTCGACCTGCAGCAACAGGTGGCGCAGGCCTGGGGCCTGGCCGACACGCCGGCCAAGCGCGCCAGCGAGCAGCTTATGCAACTCTACTTCCGCGCCGCCAAGACGGTGAACCAGCTCAACGGCATCCTGCTGCCCAATTTGCGCGGCCGCATCTATTGCCAGGTGCCGCGCGTCACCCAGCACATCAACGAATACTTCCATGCGGTCAACGGCATGCTGGGCATCCGCGAGGTCCACGTCTTCGACAAGCACCCGCATGCGATGCTGGAAGCCTTCCTCACCCTGCAGCGCCATCCGGAGCTGTCCGGCTTCGCGCCGCGGATGTTGCGCGCGTTGTGGCACGGCCGCAGCCAGATCAACGACGATTTTCGCCGCGATCCGCGCAACCGCGCCACCTTCATGCAGATATTCCGCGAGCCGGCCGGCCTGACCCGCACGCTCAGGCGCATGAACCTGTACGGCATCCTGGGCCAGTACCTGCCCAACTTCGGCCAGATCGTCGGCCAGATGCAGCATGACCTGTTCCACGTGTACACCGTGGACGAGCACATCCTGATGGTGGTGCGCAATCTGCGCCGCTTCGCCATCAGCGCCTACAACCACGAATATCCGTTCCTGTCGCGGCTGATCAATGATTTCGAACGGCCGGAGGCATTGTACCTGGCCGGCCTGTTCCACGACATCGCCAAGGGCCGCGGCGGCGACCACTCCCAGCTAGGCATCGCCGACGCCGAAGCCTTCTGCCGCGATCACGGCCTGAGCGACGAGGACACCCAGCTGGTGGGCTGGCTGGTGGGCCAGCACCTGACCATGTCCAGCATCGCGCAAAAGCAGGACATCTACGACCCGGAAACCGTGCAGCGCTTCGCCGAGCTGGCGCAAACCCCGCGCCGGCTGGCCGCGCTTTACCTGCTGACCGTGGCCGACATCCGCGGCACCAGCCCCAAGGTATGGAACACCTGGAAAGCCAAGCTGCTGGAAGATCTGTACCACGCCACGCTGCGCGTGCTGTCTCGCGGCGGCGAAATCGACCTCGCCTCCGAGCTGGAGGCGCGCAAGAACCAGGCGCGCGCCCAACTGCGGCTGCACGCGATACCGGACGGCGCCGAGGCCGGGCTGTGGGCGCAGCTCGACACCGTCTACTTCCTGCGCCACGAAGCCAAGGAAATCGCCTGGCACGCCCGCGTGCTCAATCGCCAGCTGGCGCCGGACGCGCCGCAGGTGCGCGCGCGGCTGGCCGACGACCACGAAGGCCTGCAAGTGCTGATCTATTCGCCGGACAAGCCGGAGCTGTTCGCCCGCGCCTGCGCCTTTTTCGGACGCACCAACTACAGCATCGCCGACGCCAAGGTCTACACCACCCGCCACGGCTACGCGCTGGACACTTTCCATGTCTTCGTCCCCGAGCATCACGATGGCGACTACCGCGACATGATCAACTTCATCGAATTCGAGCTGGCCGCGGCCCTGGCCGCCGACAAACCCTTGCAGCTGCCGCCGCAAGGCCGGATCAGCCGCCACCTCAAGCACTTCCCCATCACGCCGCAGGTCTCCATCCGTCCAGACGACAAGGACAACTATTTCATCCTGTCCATCGTCGCCGGCGATCGCCCCGGCCTCCTGGCGCGCATCGCCAAGGTGTTGGCCGATTACCGGCTCAGCGTGCAATCGGCCAAGATCATGACGCTGGGCGGCCGCGCCGAGGACTCCTTCCTGATTTCGGGCGGCGCGCTGAAGGACGACAAGACCACGCTCTCGCTGGAGGCCGCGCTGATCGCCGCGCTAAGGGTATAAATTATCGTTGGAACATTTCATGTCAAACGATAATATTGCATTGCACAATGCAAGGAGCATGACATGAGCGATATCCTGCGCGACATCCCCGACCAGATCGAAAGCGAACGCCTGACACTCCGCAGCCCGATGCCGGGAGACGCCCCATCGTCTACGCCGCCGTCAGCGCCTCGCTGGCGCAGCTGCGCGCCTTCCCCGCCTCCATGCCGTGGGCGCTGGAGGAGCCATCGATCGAGACCTCCGAATCCTTTTGCCGCCAGAGCCGCGTCGACTACCTGGCCCGCAAAGGGCTTCCCATGCTGCTGTTCTTGAAGGACGGCGGCCATTTCGTCGGCGCCTGCGGCCTGCACCAGCTCTCGTGGCGGCACCGGCAGGCGCACATCGGCTACTGGGCCCATCGCGACTGGCAGGGACGGGGCCTGATCGGCGAGGCCGCGCGCGCGGTATGCGATTTCGCCCGCCAAGAACTCGGCTTGCGCCGCATCGCCTGCCTGGCCGACGCGCAAAACCTGGCCAGCCGCCGGGTGGCCGAACGCGCCGGCTTCGCGCTGGAAGGCATCATGCGCAATGAGCGCATCGCGCCGGACGGCTTCCCGCGCGATACCGCGCTATACGCCCTGATCAACTAAATCGCAGGATCCGACGATGAAATCTCATCAACTCAGCCAACCCGCCGCCCACCTGCGCTATCACGACATTCCCGGCCACGGCGCGCCGCTGATCATGCTGCATGGCCTGGGCTGCGCCTCCTCATTCGACTATCCGCGCCTGCTGTCCGAACCCGGCCTGGCCGGCCGGCGCGCCTTGCTCGTCGACCTGCTGGGCTTCGGCTTCAGCGATAAGCCCGATGATTTCAACTACGCGCCGGATGCCCAGGCGCGAACGCTGGCGGAGTGGATCGCGCGGCTGGAGCTGCGCGAATTCGACCTGTTCGGCCACAGCATGGGCGGCAGCATCGCCATCGAGCTCGCGACGCTGCTTCCGGAGCAGGTCCGGCGCCTGGTATTGGCCGAACCCAATCTGGACAGCGGCGGCGGCGTTTACAGCCGCGCGCTGGCCGTCCAGGATGAGCGGGATTATATCGTCTGCGGGCACGCCGACATCGTCGCCGCCTTCCGCGGCCACAATCCAGCCTGGGCTGGCAGCATGGCCGTCGCCTCGCCGCTCGCCGTGCACCGGGCCGCCAAAGGGCTGATCCAAGGCGGCGCCGTCAGCTGGCGCGAACAACTGCTGGCGCTGGCCATGCCGCGCTGCGTGATTTTCGGCGAGCGCTCGCTGCCGGACCCGGACGCCGATGGCTTGCCCAAACACGCCATCGCCACCCGCATCGTCGCCGATGCAGGCCATTCGCTGGCGTGGGACAATCCGGCCGGACTGGCGGCGGCGATTGCGGCGTCGCTCGATTAGGAATGATTCTTTGACCATTAACTGAGACGGCGCTATGCTGCGAGTCTGACATTACGTTAACGTAAGTTAATCATGCTCTACTTCGAAGACCTGCAGCCAGGCCAGCGTTTTCTCAGCGCCGGCTACACGCTGAGCGAAGAAGAAATCATCTCCTTCGCCCGCCAGTTCGACCCGCAGCCTTTCCACACCGATCCGGAAACGGCGCGGCAAACCTTCTTCAACGGACTGGCCGCCAGCGGCTGGCACACCAGCAGCCTGTCGATGAGACTGGTGGCGGAGTCCGAACTGGGGCGCGCGGCCAATGGCCTGATCGGCATGCAGATCGACAAGATGCGCTGGCCGCAGCCGACACGCGCCGGCGACACGCTGCGAGTGGAAGTGGAAGTGCTGGAAAAGCGCCGTTCTGGCAGCCAGCCCGGATTCGGCGTAGTCAAGGTGAAATGGACCACCCGCAATCAGGACGATGCGATAGCGATGCAGCTGGAATGCGCGATCTGGCTGCAATGCCGCTCCTCGCTGCCAACCGAAACCCAACCCGCCGCCGCGGCTCGGCATGAACGCCGAGCCATTCAGACGCAAAACGGCTGAGCCCGTCTTTTCGCCCGCGCCGCGCCATGCGGCGCACCGGCTCCGCGCGACTATTTGCCGCCGACTCCATCGCCCATGCCGGGAAAGTAGCGCTGAAAGATCGCGCGGTACTCTCCGCTCTGCTTGAACTGGCGCAGAGTCCGGGAGAACGCCGCCACTGTCTTGGGGCTGACCGTGCGCCTGCTGAAGATCAGGTATAACGCGTCCTCCTTCAGCACCGCGCCCGGCAACGCCGCGATCTGCTCGCCGCCGGGAATCCTGAAACGCTCCTGCGCGCCGTTGGCCTGGCTGGCCACGACATAATCGACGCGGCCCGCCAGCAGCTTGCGGAAGTTGGCGTCGTCGTCCACCGCTTCCTCATAGTCGTTGTCGCGCCTCACCGCGGCCCAGAAGTCGGGGGAGACCGCCGCGCCGCGCACCACGCCCACCAGGCGTCCCTTCAGATCAGCCAATGAGTGGTAAGCCAGCCGATTCAGATTGTCGCGCCGCACGAACAACAGCCAGCGATCCTGCGCCAATGGTTCGTCCGGATAATAGCAATGCGCCTCTCGCTCCGCGTTCCGAAAGGCCGAAAACAAGCCATCGTTCTGTCCGGAGTAGGCCATGCTTTGCGCTCGCGCCCAAGGATACTGGCGGATCTCCACCGGCTGCCCCATCAGATCGAAAACGCGCCTGATCACCTCGACGCTAAAACCCGGAGCCTGCTGCTCGTTGACCGTCTCATAAGGCGCCCACTCATCGGTGCCCAGCTGCAAGGCGGCGGCCAAGCAGGCCGCCCCGGCCATGCCGATCGCAGCGCCCAACAGCCAGCATCCAATACGCGGCATCGCATTCTCCCGCCCAAAACGGGAGCGAGCCCACCGGCAATGCGGGGACCGGCATCGGACAGCGCTACGCTCCGTGCTTCATCATAGTTCGCACACGAAACAACAACCCCGTTAACCGCCGCCGCAACAAAAACCCCGCTGCCGCGGGGTTGCGCTCCATCCAGACAAAAATATCCGGCTTCAGCGGTAGACCTGGATCATCTCGACATCGCGCAGCGCGGCCAGCGCGCTGCCGCCTGCGTAGCTGACCGAGGACTGCAAGTCTTCCTGCAGTTCGCGCAGCAGCTTGGGAATGCTGCCCTTGTATTCGACCAGGATCTTCTTGCCTTCGACGTTGACATAGGCGCCCTTGTTGAACTGCGAGGCGCTGCCGAAGTATTCCTTGTAGTGCTTGCCGGCGATTTCTACGATGTCGCCGGCCGATTCGTCGTAGCCGGCGAACAGCGAACCCGCCATCACCATGGTCGCGCCGCAGACCAGCGCCTTGGCGATATCGCCGTGCTCAACGATGCCGCCGTCGGCGATCACCGGAATGCTCACCGCGCCCACACAGTCGCGCACGGTGGAGACCATCGGACGGTGGAAGCCGGTCTTGTTCTTGGTGATGCAGACTCGGCCGCCGGCGATGCCAGCCTTGATCGCGTCGCAGCCCCAGATTTCCAGGTCGCGCGCGGCCTCGGCGGTGGCGACGTTGCCGCCGATCAGGAAGGTATTCGGGAAATGCTGCTTGATGTGCTTGATCATGCGCTCCGCCTTCACGCACCAGGCGTTGGCGATGTCCAGCGTCATGTATTCGGGACTTAGGCCGGCGGCTTTCAGCGCGTCCAGCTGCTCGTAGGTGTCGTCGTTGACGCCGACGCTGATCGACGCGAACAGACCTTGCTCCTGCATGTAGCGGGTGAAGGCGACCGCGTCGACATTGAAGCGGTGCAGCGTGTAGAACCAGCCTTCGCGGGCGAACAGCTCGCAGGTCTCGGCCGACACCACCGACTTCATATTGGACGGGTAGACCGGCATCGCGAAGCGGCGCGGGCCGAATTGCACAGAGGTGTCGCACTCCTTGCGGCTGTCCACCACGGTTTTCTTCGGCACCAGATATACGTCGCCGTAGTTGAGTTCGGTCTTGATCATGCGTGTGCTCCCACAAAAACAGGTTTGGATGAAAAAAACAGGGGCCCCAAACAAAGACGGGAGCCCTATAGGCTCCCATTTGCAGCTACCCCTGCGATGCCTGTCTTCGGCTCGCACGTAGTTACGACGCAAAGCTACGCCGATTAAATCTCGACGTCAAGAGTCTGCATGTAAAAATTGTTGCTATTTGTCGCACCAGGCCGCCGGGTCTTCTCCCAGCCAATGCAAAATGGGCAGCCAAGCTTCGCGATCCCGCCCGGTTCGCGACACCGGCAGGTCGAACAAGGACATCCCCGCCGAAGCCGCCTGCACGTAAAGCTGGGTATCCCGCAGCCAGCTAAGCACCGGCACGTCGTGCCGCGCCAGGAATTGTTCCAGCTCTCGCGCCGAACGGGTGCGCGGATCCACCCGCATGCCCACCACCGCCATATAGGCCTTGTTCTTGCGGATGGCCTTTTCCTCCAGCATCTGCTCGAAAAAGGCCTCGCTGGCCCACATGTCGAACGGCGAAGGCTGAATCGGCACGATCACGTGCCCCACTTGCGACAGCAGCGAGGTCAGCTTCTTGCCGTGCAGGCTGGCCGGACTGTCCAGCACCACCACCTCGGTGCCGCGCGGCGGGCGCCTGGGCTCGTTGGGCGCCACTTCCCAGCCAGAAATGCCGGGCAAAGCGTGATCGCGCCGGGCCAGCCAGTGCAAGGAGGTCTGCTGGCGGTCGACATCCCCCAACATCACCTTCTTGCCACGGGCTGCAAAATAAGCGGCCAGATTGGTGGCCAGCGTCGACTTGCCGCTGCCCCCCTTGGGATTCGCTATCAGTACCGACCTCACCCTCGCCTCCCTCGCCTTGTGCTTGACCGGGATCACTATACCAGAGTCATCGCCCTTGCCGGCAGCCGGCTAAACCGATAGTTTCGGGTAGAAAGGAGATCGCATGAACCGTAGTTTTGACGCTTTGCTGTTCGATATGGATGGCTTGATGCTGGACACCGAGACCCTATCCTGCGCCG
This genomic window from Chromobacterium phragmitis contains:
- a CDS encoding GNAT family N-acetyltransferase, translated to MRAFPASMPWALEEPSIETSESFCRQSRVDYLARKGLPMLLFLKDGGHFVGACGLHQLSWRHRQAHIGYWAHRDWQGRGLIGEAARAVCDFARQELGLRRIACLADAQNLASRRVAERAGFALEGIMRNERIAPDGFPRDTALYALIN
- a CDS encoding substrate-binding periplasmic protein — protein: MPRIGCWLLGAAIGMAGAACLAAALQLGTDEWAPYETVNEQQAPGFSVEVIRRVFDLMGQPVEIRQYPWARAQSMAYSGQNDGLFSAFRNAEREAHCYYPDEPLAQDRWLLFVRRDNLNRLAYHSLADLKGRLVGVVRGAAVSPDFWAAVRRDNDYEEAVDDDANFRKLLAGRVDYVVASQANGAQERFRIPGGEQIAALPGAVLKEDALYLIFSRRTVSPKTVAAFSRTLRQFKQSGEYRAIFQRYFPGMGDGVGGK
- a CDS encoding MaoC family dehydratase, giving the protein MLYFEDLQPGQRFLSAGYTLSEEEIISFARQFDPQPFHTDPETARQTFFNGLAASGWHTSSLSMRLVAESELGRAANGLIGMQIDKMRWPQPTRAGDTLRVEVEVLEKRRSGSQPGFGVVKVKWTTRNQDDAIAMQLECAIWLQCRSSLPTETQPAAAARHERRAIQTQNG
- a CDS encoding GMP reductase, yielding MIKTELNYGDVYLVPKKTVVDSRKECDTSVQFGPRRFAMPVYPSNMKSVVSAETCELFAREGWFYTLHRFNVDAVAFTRYMQEQGLFASISVGVNDDTYEQLDALKAAGLSPEYMTLDIANAWCVKAERMIKHIKQHFPNTFLIGGNVATAEAARDLEIWGCDAIKAGIAGGRVCITKNKTGFHRPMVSTVRDCVGAVSIPVIADGGIVEHGDIAKALVCGATMVMAGSLFAGYDESAGDIVEIAGKHYKEYFGSASQFNKGAYVNVEGKKILVEYKGSIPKLLRELQEDLQSSVSYAGGSALAALRDVEMIQVYR
- a CDS encoding alpha/beta fold hydrolase, whose amino-acid sequence is MKSHQLSQPAAHLRYHDIPGHGAPLIMLHGLGCASSFDYPRLLSEPGLAGRRALLVDLLGFGFSDKPDDFNYAPDAQARTLAEWIARLELREFDLFGHSMGGSIAIELATLLPEQVRRLVLAEPNLDSGGGVYSRALAVQDERDYIVCGHADIVAAFRGHNPAWAGSMAVASPLAVHRAAKGLIQGGAVSWREQLLALAMPRCVIFGERSLPDPDADGLPKHAIATRIVADAGHSLAWDNPAGLAAAIAASLD
- a CDS encoding [protein-PII] uridylyltransferase; translation: MTLAATSLQHWRQALADKRQQLADAYHANRDAPAFLRRYSQAVDETLAALWREQGLNEAAALAAVGGYGRGQLFPSSDVDILILLPDPTPAEIKDKVSHFIGLMWDIGLEIGHSVRTLDECLREAAGDITIETNLLENRLVAGPAIPWREMMAKLEAQRDPLAFFEGKTREQQQRHTRHFGVSNNLEPNLKESPGGLRDLHTILWISKAAGLGDNWDSLVRRGILTLAEARLIKHSEEELQKLRIDLHLLARRREDRLIFDLQQQVAQAWGLADTPAKRASEQLMQLYFRAAKTVNQLNGILLPNLRGRIYCQVPRVTQHINEYFHAVNGMLGIREVHVFDKHPHAMLEAFLTLQRHPELSGFAPRMLRALWHGRSQINDDFRRDPRNRATFMQIFREPAGLTRTLRRMNLYGILGQYLPNFGQIVGQMQHDLFHVYTVDEHILMVVRNLRRFAISAYNHEYPFLSRLINDFERPEALYLAGLFHDIAKGRGGDHSQLGIADAEAFCRDHGLSDEDTQLVGWLVGQHLTMSSIAQKQDIYDPETVQRFAELAQTPRRLAALYLLTVADIRGTSPKVWNTWKAKLLEDLYHATLRVLSRGGEIDLASELEARKNQARAQLRLHAIPDGAEAGLWAQLDTVYFLRHEAKEIAWHARVLNRQLAPDAPQVRARLADDHEGLQVLIYSPDKPELFARACAFFGRTNYSIADAKVYTTRHGYALDTFHVFVPEHHDGDYRDMINFIEFELAAALAADKPLQLPPQGRISRHLKHFPITPQVSIRPDDKDNYFILSIVAGDRPGLLARIAKVLADYRLSVQSAKIMTLGGRAEDSFLISGGALKDDKTTLSLEAALIAALRV
- a CDS encoding ParA family protein; this encodes MRSVLIANPKGGSGKSTLATNLAAYFAARGKKVMLGDVDRQQTSLHWLARRDHALPGISGWEVAPNEPRRPPRGTEVVVLDSPASLHGKKLTSLLSQVGHVIVPIQPSPFDMWASEAFFEQMLEEKAIRKNKAYMAVVGMRVDPRTRSARELEQFLARHDVPVLSWLRDTQLYVQAASAGMSLFDLPVSRTGRDREAWLPILHWLGEDPAAWCDK